A single Xylanimonas cellulosilytica DSM 15894 DNA region contains:
- a CDS encoding HNH endonuclease signature motif containing protein: protein MTQPAAQETTGSDTVAGGRVPEAFAAEVGTRLAALRALVPQDDGSLGARLFDRPGLVDSMLGRDLLDPLDLTPDVAPEGHGATGAGLPVAVTDLLRVVGPVGVEALDATIEAITVVRARVNALEALEAVLYERARRQALRAQLLDGTDPMVRTASSDRRRDLARRAVTADIALATHHTEHQVTARMSRAHALTARAPHTLTAALTGHVGWTNAAKVADTIDDLTPAMAATLDQQVAHAAACQNPRRFAATVRRTRDRLHPTPPQVRAAEATTKRGVWIDPGKDGMAWLTLHAPAPAIHAIGDRLDRTATHQRTTGDPRTLAQLRADTATALLLDDGTLDLTTLHLTDTAAPASTATDAGAPHGGDGDIPATDDRDDMRHGGAPPGSTAPDLAVLARSIRPHIYLTIPVLTLLDRADEPALLDGTVPIDPDTARNLAALAPSFTRILTHPLTGNVLAMDARTYTPPAALRRHLVVRDTTCRFPGCGRPATNTDADHTHAHAAGGATTHSNLALLCRHHHVLKHQTRYAATQTPDTTDATSPAPGSTGTLTWTTPTGRTYTTRPEPIPTTLHTTAPGPIHIPTPDDDPEHDGDGYGDDPDGDPPF, encoded by the coding sequence ATGACGCAGCCGGCCGCGCAGGAGACCACGGGTTCCGACACCGTGGCCGGCGGGCGTGTCCCGGAGGCGTTCGCCGCCGAGGTTGGCACCCGACTGGCAGCGTTGCGCGCCCTGGTCCCACAGGACGACGGGTCGCTGGGCGCGCGGCTGTTCGACCGGCCCGGGTTGGTCGACTCGATGCTGGGCCGGGACCTGCTCGATCCCCTCGACCTGACGCCCGACGTGGCGCCCGAGGGTCACGGCGCGACCGGCGCCGGGCTGCCGGTCGCGGTCACCGACCTGCTGCGCGTGGTCGGACCGGTCGGAGTCGAGGCGCTGGACGCGACGATCGAGGCGATCACGGTCGTGCGGGCCCGGGTCAACGCGCTCGAAGCCCTCGAGGCCGTGCTCTACGAGCGGGCCCGCCGCCAGGCACTCCGCGCCCAGCTCCTCGACGGCACCGACCCGATGGTGCGCACCGCATCCTCGGACCGCCGCCGCGACCTGGCCCGCCGCGCCGTGACCGCCGACATCGCCCTGGCCACCCACCACACCGAACACCAGGTCACCGCCCGCATGTCCCGCGCCCACGCACTGACCGCCCGCGCCCCGCACACCCTGACCGCCGCCCTGACCGGACACGTCGGCTGGACCAACGCCGCCAAGGTCGCCGACACCATCGACGACCTCACCCCCGCCATGGCCGCCACCCTCGACCAGCAGGTCGCCCATGCCGCCGCCTGCCAGAACCCGCGCCGGTTCGCCGCCACCGTGCGCCGCACCCGCGACCGCCTGCACCCCACCCCACCCCAGGTCCGTGCTGCGGAGGCCACCACCAAGCGCGGCGTATGGATCGACCCCGGCAAAGACGGCATGGCCTGGCTGACCCTGCACGCCCCCGCCCCCGCCATCCACGCCATCGGCGACCGCCTCGACCGCACCGCCACCCACCAACGCACCACCGGCGACCCCCGCACCCTGGCCCAGCTCCGCGCCGACACCGCCACCGCCCTCCTCCTCGACGACGGCACCCTCGACCTCACCACCCTTCACCTCACCGACACCGCCGCCCCGGCCAGCACCGCAACCGACGCGGGCGCTCCCCACGGCGGCGACGGCGATATTCCGGCCACGGACGACCGCGACGACATGCGCCACGGTGGCGCCCCGCCCGGGTCGACCGCACCTGACCTGGCCGTCCTGGCCCGCTCGATCCGCCCGCACATCTACCTCACGATCCCCGTCCTGACCCTGCTCGACCGGGCCGACGAACCCGCCCTGCTCGACGGAACCGTCCCCATCGACCCCGACACCGCCCGCAACCTCGCCGCCCTCGCCCCCTCCTTCACCCGCATCCTGACGCACCCCCTCACCGGCAACGTCCTCGCCATGGACGCACGCACCTACACCCCGCCCGCCGCACTGCGCCGCCACCTCGTCGTGCGCGACACCACCTGCCGATTCCCCGGCTGTGGGCGCCCCGCCACGAACACCGACGCCGACCACACCCACGCCCACGCCGCCGGCGGTGCAACGACACACTCCAATCTGGCTTTGCTCTGCCGCCACCACCACGTCCTCAAACACCAGACCCGATACGCCGCCACCCAGACACCCGACACCACCGACGCCACGAGCCCGGCCCCGGGCAGCACCGGCACGCTGACCTGGACCACCCCCACCGGCCGCACCTACACCACCCGACCCGAACCCATCCCCACCACCCTCCACACGACCGCGCCCGGCCCCATCCACATCCCCACCCCCGACGACGACCCCGAACACGACGGCGATGGGTACGGCGACGACCCCGACGGCGATCCGCCCTTCTGA
- a CDS encoding GNAT family N-acetyltransferase codes for MSLALRLATPDDAAGCASVHHTSWVETYSGLLPASHWESDTLDRRTVGWRDWLDAGAVVTVAEADRQIVGIAIGGPGRQIGDHPPVREREVHSLYVLAAHHGTGAGQALLDAVVAPGTPAQVWVAEHNPRARRFYERNGLVPDGAGFVDERLGLAEVRHVR; via the coding sequence GTGAGCCTGGCACTCCGCCTCGCGACGCCCGACGACGCCGCCGGGTGCGCCTCCGTGCACCACACCTCGTGGGTCGAGACCTACTCCGGGCTGCTCCCGGCCTCCCACTGGGAGTCTGACACCCTCGACCGACGCACCGTGGGATGGCGGGACTGGCTCGACGCCGGCGCGGTCGTCACGGTGGCCGAGGCCGACAGGCAGATCGTCGGGATCGCCATCGGCGGCCCCGGGCGACAGATCGGAGACCACCCGCCCGTGCGCGAGCGCGAGGTGCACTCCCTCTACGTGCTGGCTGCGCACCACGGGACCGGCGCGGGGCAGGCGCTGCTCGACGCCGTCGTGGCACCGGGCACGCCCGCCCAGGTCTGGGTCGCCGAGCACAACCCGAGGGCACGGCGGTTCTACGAGCGCAACGGGTTGGTGCCCGACGGCGCGGGGTTCGTCGACGAACGGCTGGGTCTCGCGGAGGTCCGGCACGTCCGGTGA
- a CDS encoding alpha-1,4-glucan--maltose-1-phosphate maltosyltransferase, translated as MEPTSHHVPVVVPAPAPVPTPHVPIGRIPVLEVSPVVEGGRWPAKAAVGEVVPVEATVFREGHDAVNATAVLVAPDGTVHSTAPMHDIHPGLDHFQGFLQPDAEGDWAFRVEAWSDPYATWAHDATIKFEAGIDEELMLAEGVLLFERITAPQAQAERSDDDAATLAEAARILGDETRLPAARLAIATTQAVRDALTRSPLRDVVSPSADYPLRVHRRQALFGSWYEIFPRSEGATRADDGSWTSGTFATAAQRLPAIAGMGFDVVYLTPIHPIGTQFRKGRNNTLDAKPGDPGSPYAIGAAEGGHDAIHPDLGTEDDFRAFVRTAADHGLEVALDLALQCSPDHPWVTTHPEWFKTRADGTIAYAENPPKKYQDIYPLYFDNDPEGLRQAVLAVVEHWIDLGVTLFRVDNPHTKPLDFWEWLLAEVHAKRPDVIFLSEAFTKPAMMATLARIGFHQSYTYFTWRNTKDEILDYLQEVSGPGGSVMRPSFWPTTHDILPPYLQHGGVGGFAVRAVLAATGSPTWGIYSGYELVENVPRPGVEEQVDNEKYEFKPRSWEHAESIGISTLLRRLNEIRREHPALQQLRNLSVHHADNGNVLAFSRRVRAEHLPLAAGDGRSPVAGHTDDVVLVIVNLDPWGAQESTVHLDLAALGLTPPPGTDGSAPFFVAHDLLSGESYPWGAHPFVRLDPRHQVAHVLQVGLG; from the coding sequence ATGGAGCCGACGTCGCACCACGTCCCCGTCGTCGTCCCGGCGCCGGCGCCGGTTCCCACGCCGCACGTCCCGATCGGCCGGATCCCGGTGCTGGAGGTCTCCCCGGTGGTCGAGGGCGGCCGCTGGCCGGCCAAGGCCGCGGTCGGCGAGGTGGTGCCGGTCGAGGCCACCGTCTTCCGTGAGGGGCATGACGCCGTCAACGCGACGGCCGTCCTCGTCGCCCCGGACGGCACGGTCCACTCGACCGCCCCCATGCACGACATCCACCCGGGCCTCGACCACTTCCAGGGGTTCCTCCAGCCCGACGCCGAGGGTGACTGGGCGTTCCGCGTCGAGGCGTGGAGCGACCCGTACGCCACCTGGGCGCACGACGCCACGATCAAGTTCGAGGCGGGCATCGACGAGGAGCTCATGCTCGCCGAGGGCGTCCTCCTCTTCGAGCGGATCACCGCCCCGCAGGCACAGGCCGAGCGCAGCGACGACGACGCCGCCACGCTGGCCGAGGCGGCCCGCATCCTCGGTGACGAGACCCGCCTGCCCGCGGCCCGGCTCGCCATCGCGACCACCCAGGCCGTGCGCGACGCGCTGACCCGCAGCCCGTTGCGCGACGTGGTCTCCCCCAGCGCCGACTACCCGCTGCGTGTCCACCGCCGTCAGGCCCTGTTCGGTTCGTGGTACGAGATCTTCCCGCGCTCTGAGGGCGCGACCAGGGCCGACGACGGCAGCTGGACGTCGGGCACCTTCGCCACGGCGGCCCAGCGCCTGCCGGCCATCGCGGGCATGGGCTTCGACGTCGTCTACCTGACGCCGATCCACCCGATCGGCACCCAGTTCCGCAAGGGCCGCAACAACACCCTCGACGCGAAGCCCGGCGACCCGGGCAGCCCCTACGCGATCGGCGCCGCCGAGGGCGGGCACGACGCGATCCACCCCGACCTGGGCACCGAGGACGACTTCCGCGCATTCGTGCGCACCGCGGCGGACCACGGCCTCGAGGTCGCGCTCGACCTCGCGCTCCAGTGCTCCCCCGACCACCCGTGGGTCACCACCCACCCGGAATGGTTCAAGACGCGCGCCGACGGCACCATCGCCTACGCCGAGAACCCGCCCAAGAAGTACCAGGACATCTACCCGCTGTACTTCGACAACGACCCGGAGGGTCTGCGGCAGGCGGTCCTCGCGGTGGTCGAGCACTGGATCGACCTGGGTGTGACGCTGTTCCGCGTCGACAACCCGCACACCAAGCCGCTCGACTTCTGGGAGTGGCTGCTCGCCGAGGTCCACGCCAAGCGGCCCGACGTCATCTTCCTGTCGGAGGCGTTCACCAAGCCGGCCATGATGGCCACGCTCGCGCGGATCGGCTTCCACCAGTCGTACACGTACTTCACGTGGCGCAACACCAAGGACGAGATCCTCGACTACCTCCAGGAGGTGTCCGGCCCCGGCGGCTCGGTCATGCGCCCGTCCTTCTGGCCGACGACGCACGACATCCTGCCGCCCTACCTGCAGCACGGCGGCGTCGGCGGCTTCGCGGTGCGCGCGGTGCTGGCCGCCACCGGCAGCCCGACGTGGGGCATCTACTCCGGCTACGAGCTAGTGGAGAACGTGCCCCGCCCGGGCGTCGAGGAGCAGGTCGACAACGAGAAGTACGAGTTCAAGCCGCGCTCGTGGGAGCACGCGGAGAGCATCGGCATCTCCACGCTGCTCCGCCGGCTCAACGAGATCCGGCGGGAGCACCCGGCCCTGCAGCAGCTGCGCAACCTCAGCGTGCACCACGCCGACAACGGCAACGTCCTCGCGTTCTCGCGCCGGGTGCGGGCCGAGCACCTGCCGCTGGCGGCGGGTGACGGCCGCTCGCCGGTCGCGGGCCACACCGACGACGTCGTCCTGGTGATCGTGAACCTGGACCCGTGGGGTGCGCAGGAGTCGACCGTCCACCTGGACCTTGCGGCGCTCGGCCTGACGCCGCCGCCCGGCACGGACGGCTCGGCGCCGTTCTTCGTGGCGCACGACCTGCTCAGCGGTGAGTCGTACCCGTGGGGCGCCCATCCGTTCGTGCGGCTGGACCCGCGCCACCAGGTGGCGCACGTGCTCCAGGTCGGCCTCGGATGA
- a CDS encoding electron transfer flavoprotein subunit beta/FixA family protein, protein MRIVVLLKYVPDITSDRRFEDGRVVRDPAVGSLNELDENAVEAALRLIEAQPAGEDEPGHEVIAVTVAPAAADIALRKAYQMGVHRGVRVSDDALAGSDYFGTTAALAAAVRRLGEERPVDLVITGMAALDGLGSVVPALLADELGWPQLTLAKTVDLGDRTLTITREVDDAYETLAAPLPAVLSVTDTANSPRYPNFKLIMAARTKQIEEWSAADLGLDPADVGLAAARTVTVEAAPHPPRPDVELVVDKGEGGKALAEFLIRNDLV, encoded by the coding sequence GTGCGCATCGTCGTCCTGCTCAAGTACGTCCCGGACATCACCAGCGACCGCCGGTTCGAGGACGGTCGGGTGGTGCGCGACCCCGCGGTCGGCTCCCTGAACGAGCTCGACGAGAACGCGGTCGAGGCGGCGCTGCGGCTGATCGAGGCCCAGCCGGCGGGGGAGGACGAGCCCGGCCACGAGGTCATCGCGGTCACCGTCGCCCCCGCGGCGGCCGACATCGCGCTGCGCAAGGCGTACCAGATGGGCGTGCACCGCGGCGTGCGCGTCAGCGACGACGCCCTGGCCGGCTCCGACTACTTCGGCACCACGGCGGCGCTCGCGGCGGCGGTGCGGCGCCTGGGCGAGGAGCGACCGGTCGACCTGGTGATCACCGGCATGGCGGCCCTCGACGGGCTGGGCTCGGTGGTCCCCGCGCTGCTGGCGGACGAGCTGGGCTGGCCGCAGCTCACCCTCGCCAAGACGGTCGACCTCGGCGATCGCACCCTGACCATCACCCGCGAGGTCGACGACGCCTACGAGACGCTGGCCGCCCCGCTGCCCGCCGTCCTGTCCGTCACGGACACCGCGAACTCCCCGCGCTACCCGAACTTCAAGCTGATCATGGCCGCCCGCACCAAGCAGATCGAGGAGTGGAGCGCCGCCGACCTGGGGCTCGACCCCGCCGACGTCGGCCTCGCGGCCGCGCGCACGGTCACGGTCGAGGCGGCGCCGCACCCGCCGCGCCCCGACGTCGAGCTCGTCGTCGACAAGGGCGAGGGCGGCAAGGCGCTG
- a CDS encoding FAD-binding dehydrogenase, producing the protein MSTDADVVVIGAGLSGLVTACEVAASGRRVVVLDQEHPDSLGGQAWWSFGGLFLVGSPEQRRVGVRDSAELAWADWLGSAGFAPGAAQGEGPDRHGYAWAQHYVEFAAGGMRSWLHGLGVRWFPLVQWAERGGYPAGGPGVAHGNSVPRFHVTWGTGPAILAPFVAHAKRLRDAGRLEIRFRHRVTSLVVTDGRVTGVQAEVLAPDDAARSSLPFAGRAAPSSRTVVGTVEIAAGAVVVASGGIGANHAVARDRWDPAAGTLPERMLQGVPDSTDGLMLGHAAAAGAALVHEDRMWHYPEGIADHSPVWTRHGIRILAGPSSLWLDADGVRLPAPLYPGFDALGALQHVTRGEHDHSWFVLNKTIMDAEFALSGSEQNPDLTGKDLRLLTQRVLPGAVGPVARFAQSSPEFVWASTPAELAAKMNALTAATPGSSGTVDPGGLERLIALRDAQVLSGLGKDPQVVATRAARTFWVDRRIRVAPPRALTDPKDGPLLAVRLSVLTRKTLGGLWCDPSGRVLHADGSVLDGLWAVGEAAGFGGGGVHGHRALEGTFLGGCLHTGRVTGRALVG; encoded by the coding sequence ATGAGCACGGACGCCGACGTCGTCGTCATCGGAGCGGGCCTGTCAGGCCTGGTCACCGCCTGCGAGGTGGCCGCCTCCGGCCGCCGCGTCGTCGTGCTGGACCAGGAGCACCCGGACTCGCTCGGCGGGCAGGCGTGGTGGTCCTTCGGCGGGCTGTTCCTCGTGGGCTCGCCCGAGCAACGGCGGGTCGGCGTGCGCGACTCCGCGGAGCTCGCGTGGGCGGACTGGCTGGGGTCGGCAGGGTTCGCGCCGGGCGCCGCGCAGGGCGAGGGCCCCGACCGGCACGGGTACGCCTGGGCGCAGCACTACGTCGAGTTCGCGGCCGGCGGCATGCGGTCGTGGCTGCACGGGCTGGGGGTGCGCTGGTTCCCGCTGGTGCAGTGGGCGGAACGGGGCGGCTACCCGGCGGGCGGGCCCGGGGTCGCGCACGGCAACTCGGTCCCCCGGTTCCACGTCACGTGGGGCACGGGCCCCGCGATCCTCGCGCCGTTCGTCGCGCACGCGAAGCGGCTGCGCGACGCGGGACGCCTCGAGATCCGGTTCCGGCACCGGGTCACGTCGCTGGTGGTCACGGACGGCCGCGTCACCGGGGTGCAGGCCGAGGTGCTCGCGCCCGACGACGCGGCGCGGTCGTCGCTGCCGTTCGCGGGCAGGGCGGCGCCGTCGTCGCGCACCGTCGTCGGCACGGTGGAGATCGCTGCGGGCGCCGTCGTCGTCGCCTCGGGCGGCATCGGGGCGAACCACGCCGTCGCACGCGACCGCTGGGACCCGGCCGCGGGCACCCTCCCGGAGCGGATGCTGCAGGGCGTCCCGGACTCCACGGACGGGCTGATGCTGGGGCACGCCGCGGCGGCCGGCGCCGCACTCGTGCACGAGGACCGGATGTGGCACTACCCCGAGGGCATCGCGGACCACTCCCCCGTGTGGACGCGGCACGGCATCCGCATCCTCGCCGGGCCGTCCTCGCTGTGGCTCGACGCCGACGGCGTCCGGCTGCCCGCGCCCCTGTATCCCGGGTTCGACGCGCTCGGGGCGCTGCAGCACGTCACACGCGGCGAGCACGACCACTCCTGGTTCGTGCTCAACAAGACCATCATGGACGCCGAGTTCGCCCTGTCGGGCTCGGAGCAGAATCCCGACCTGACCGGGAAGGACCTGCGGCTGCTGACCCAGCGGGTGCTGCCCGGCGCCGTCGGACCGGTGGCGAGGTTCGCGCAGTCGTCGCCGGAGTTCGTGTGGGCGTCGACCCCGGCGGAGCTGGCGGCGAAGATGAACGCGCTGACGGCGGCGACGCCGGGCTCGTCCGGGACGGTGGACCCTGGTGGCCTGGAGCGGCTGATCGCGCTGCGCGACGCCCAGGTGCTCTCCGGGCTGGGCAAGGACCCGCAGGTCGTGGCGACCCGGGCGGCGCGCACCTTCTGGGTGGACCGCCGTATCCGCGTGGCCCCGCCGCGGGCGCTGACCGACCCGAAGGACGGGCCGCTGCTCGCCGTGCGGCTCTCCGTGCTGACGCGCAAGACGCTGGGCGGCCTGTGGTGCGACCCGTCGGGCCGGGTGCTGCACGCCGACGGGTCCGTGCTCGACGGGCTGTGGGCCGTCGGCGAGGCCGCCGGGTTCGGCGGCGGCGGGGTGCACGGGCACCGGGCGCTCGAGGGGACGTTCCTGGGCGGCTGCCTGCACACCGGGCGCGTGACGGGGCGGGCGCTGGTCGGGTGA
- the glgX gene encoding glycogen debranching protein GlgX — translation MNAARAAEHPAPRPVVRPLTRPTARRSHVPPLGVTATAGGVDVAVVASHATAVDFCLIDVVQPHLPEDDPARYAERRVPLFGPTYGVWHAHVPGVRPGQRYGFRAHGAWDPRSGLRHNPAKLLLDPYARGLAGTLRYGPEVLGAVGAPRSDDPTTPDGGWWLAERYGEADTTDSLPFVPHAVVLPPMDAAPPLSRPRVPWADTVVYEAHVRGFTLLNEAIPAELRGTYAGMAHPVTIAHLKELGVTTLELLPIHAIASEPRLDAHGLSNYWGYSTLGFFAPEPRYATRQAQETGPEAVLHEVRGMVHLLHQAGIEVILDVVYNHTCEGGDDQLHVSWRGLDNTLYYLHDGNAPAALADATGTGNTLDFRRMRVVQMALDSLRYWAQDVGVDGFRFDLAVTLGRGTYGFEPDHPFLVGLQTDPVLNNLKLIAEPWDVGPGGWQTGSFPPPMAEWNDRFRDAMRGFWLASAAAGARGRPMDGVRELATRLSGSADLFGHSDPPLVRGPVASINYVTAHDGFTLADLVAFDHKHNWANGEDNHDGTSNNLSWNHGVEGHTGVGDDATTEPWSAVVPLRRRSQRNLLAMLLLSAGTPMLTAGDEFGRSQDGNNNAYAQDNAISWVRWDRERMDADLLETARFLLTLRREHPALRADSFFLGTPRPGEEHADLLWFTEAGTPMDNAAWNEPERRVVQMLRPGPGAGDCDVLVVINGRLGDLDVTLPPLLPGARTWDVVWSSTWDTPVEPEDEREDDLDGAQRLEALTVKVLLARRD, via the coding sequence ATGAACGCCGCACGAGCCGCCGAGCACCCCGCGCCACGTCCGGTGGTGCGCCCGCTGACGCGCCCGACCGCACGCCGTTCGCACGTCCCCCCGCTCGGGGTCACGGCGACGGCCGGCGGGGTCGACGTCGCCGTCGTCGCGTCGCACGCGACCGCCGTCGACTTCTGCCTCATCGACGTCGTGCAGCCGCACCTGCCCGAGGACGACCCGGCACGCTACGCCGAACGGCGCGTGCCGCTGTTCGGGCCGACGTACGGCGTGTGGCACGCGCACGTGCCGGGCGTGCGGCCGGGCCAGCGTTACGGGTTCCGCGCGCACGGGGCGTGGGACCCCCGCTCGGGCCTGCGGCACAACCCCGCCAAGCTGCTCCTCGACCCGTACGCGCGCGGCCTGGCAGGCACGCTGCGCTACGGGCCCGAGGTCCTGGGCGCGGTCGGCGCCCCGCGCTCGGACGACCCGACGACGCCCGACGGCGGCTGGTGGCTCGCGGAGCGGTACGGCGAGGCGGACACCACCGACTCGTTGCCGTTCGTGCCGCACGCGGTGGTGCTGCCGCCGATGGACGCGGCACCGCCGCTCTCGCGGCCCCGCGTGCCGTGGGCGGACACCGTGGTCTACGAGGCGCACGTCCGCGGCTTCACCCTGCTCAACGAGGCCATCCCGGCCGAGCTGCGCGGCACCTACGCGGGCATGGCCCACCCGGTGACGATCGCGCACCTCAAGGAGCTCGGCGTCACCACCCTCGAGCTGCTGCCGATCCATGCGATCGCGTCCGAGCCGCGGCTGGACGCCCACGGCCTGTCCAACTACTGGGGGTACTCGACGCTCGGGTTCTTCGCGCCCGAGCCGCGCTACGCGACCCGCCAGGCGCAGGAGACGGGACCCGAGGCCGTGCTGCACGAGGTCCGGGGCATGGTGCACCTGCTGCACCAGGCGGGCATCGAGGTCATCCTCGACGTCGTCTACAACCACACGTGCGAGGGCGGCGACGACCAGCTCCACGTGTCGTGGCGCGGCCTGGACAACACCCTGTACTACCTGCACGACGGCAACGCGCCGGCCGCACTCGCCGACGCCACCGGGACGGGCAACACGCTCGACTTCCGCCGCATGCGGGTGGTGCAGATGGCGCTGGACTCGCTGCGTTACTGGGCGCAGGACGTGGGCGTCGACGGGTTCCGCTTCGACCTGGCCGTGACCCTGGGGCGCGGCACCTACGGGTTCGAGCCGGACCACCCGTTCCTCGTCGGGCTGCAGACCGACCCCGTGCTCAACAACCTCAAGCTCATCGCGGAGCCGTGGGACGTCGGCCCCGGCGGCTGGCAGACGGGCAGCTTCCCGCCGCCGATGGCCGAGTGGAACGACCGGTTCCGGGACGCGATGCGCGGGTTCTGGCTCGCGTCTGCGGCGGCCGGTGCGCGGGGCCGCCCCATGGACGGCGTGCGCGAGCTCGCCACCCGCCTGTCCGGCTCGGCCGACCTGTTCGGTCACTCCGACCCGCCGCTCGTGCGCGGCCCGGTCGCGTCGATCAACTACGTGACGGCGCACGACGGGTTCACCCTCGCGGACCTCGTGGCGTTCGACCACAAGCACAACTGGGCGAACGGCGAGGACAACCACGACGGCACGTCGAACAACCTGTCGTGGAACCACGGCGTCGAGGGGCACACCGGGGTGGGTGACGACGCCACGACCGAGCCGTGGTCCGCCGTCGTGCCGCTGCGGCGCCGCTCGCAGCGCAACCTGCTGGCGATGCTGCTGCTCTCGGCGGGCACGCCGATGCTGACCGCGGGCGACGAGTTCGGGCGCTCGCAGGACGGCAACAACAACGCCTACGCGCAGGACAACGCGATCTCGTGGGTGCGCTGGGACCGCGAGCGGATGGACGCCGACCTGCTGGAGACCGCGCGGTTCCTGCTCACGCTGCGCCGGGAGCACCCGGCGCTGCGCGCGGACTCGTTCTTCCTCGGCACGCCGCGGCCCGGCGAGGAGCACGCCGACCTGCTGTGGTTCACCGAGGCGGGCACGCCGATGGACAACGCGGCGTGGAACGAGCCGGAGCGGCGGGTCGTGCAGATGCTGCGGCCCGGCCCGGGTGCGGGCGACTGCGACGTGCTCGTGGTGATCAACGGCCGCCTCGGCGACCTCGACGTGACGCTGCCGCCCCTGCTTCCCGGTGCACGCACGTGGGACGTCGTGTGGAGCTCCACGTGGGACACGCCGGTCGAGCCGGAGGACGAGCGGGAGGACGACCTGGACGGCGCGCAGCGCCTCGAGGCCCTCACCGTCAAGGTTCTCCTGGCCCGCCGGGACTGA